In Deferrivibrio essentukiensis, a single window of DNA contains:
- a CDS encoding Gfo/Idh/MocA family protein — protein sequence MLRMGLIGIGRMGTYHLNLYDEIPSVKLTALSDVDAENLREKAEKFNVYSSVNYEDILDKVDIVTVAAPTKFHFEIVKKCLLKGKHVLVEKPITTNFEEAVELFEIAEKNNLVLHIGHVERFNGAVQELKKIVDNPYLIESRRVGPYVERMKDDSIVLDLMIHDIDIILNIMNKEVIDVEAKGSKVYSNLPDFASVSLVFENNAIANILVSRITQKKDRTMSISQEDAFIHLDYTSQDINIYRKGLSQHIFGNKELTYKNEYILERLFVYKDNPLKLEIKHFIDCIEGKKPRIVSVKHELRSLKVALEVDKILKKKEGRCEVNP from the coding sequence ATGCTAAGAATGGGTTTGATTGGTATCGGACGGATGGGGACATACCATCTGAATTTATATGATGAAATACCTTCTGTAAAACTAACGGCACTGAGTGATGTAGATGCAGAAAACCTTAGAGAAAAAGCAGAGAAATTTAATGTTTATTCCAGTGTTAATTATGAAGATATACTTGATAAGGTAGATATTGTAACAGTTGCCGCACCTACCAAATTTCATTTTGAAATAGTAAAAAAGTGTTTGTTGAAAGGGAAACATGTATTGGTGGAAAAACCAATTACAACAAACTTTGAAGAAGCGGTGGAGCTTTTTGAAATTGCCGAGAAGAATAATCTTGTATTACATATAGGGCACGTTGAAAGATTTAATGGTGCCGTGCAGGAGCTTAAAAAAATAGTAGACAACCCCTATCTTATAGAATCAAGAAGGGTTGGGCCGTATGTTGAAAGGATGAAGGATGACAGCATTGTTCTTGATTTGATGATTCACGATATTGATATCATATTGAATATAATGAATAAGGAAGTTATTGATGTGGAAGCAAAAGGGAGTAAGGTCTATTCAAATTTACCCGACTTTGCATCTGTTAGTTTGGTATTTGAAAACAATGCTATTGCCAATATTCTTGTAAGTAGAATTACTCAAAAGAAAGATAGGACGATGAGTATCTCCCAAGAAGACGCATTTATCCATCTTGATTACACAAGTCAGGATATTAATATTTATAGAAAGGGTCTGTCCCAGCATATATTTGGGAATAAAGAGCTGACATATAAAAATGAATATATATTAGAAAGACTTTTTGTTTATAAAGATAACCCTTTAAAGTTGGAAATAAAGCATTTTATTGATTGTATTGAGGGGAAAAAGCCACGTATAGTTTCTGTAAAGCACGAGTTAAGGTCCCTTAAAGTTGCCCTTGAAGTGGATAAAATTTTAAAGAAAAAAGAGGGCAGGTGTGAGGTAAATCCTTGA
- the lpxA gene encoding acyl-ACP--UDP-N-acetylglucosamine O-acyltransferase, with translation MIHHTAIIDKTAEVSESAIIGPNVFIGKNCIIHDNVQIGVNSVIEENTEIKKGTILSPNVHVGGAPQDLSYKGEDTKLVIGENCRIREFTTIHRASTKEDWITEVGNNCFIMNSVHIAHDCKVGNNVIMTSYAALAGHTHVGDKAVISGLTGTHQFVRIGKMAMVGGMSRIVKDVPPFCLIEGNPAIVHGLNIVGLRRNGVGPEARSSLKKALAIFLDRSLLLEDAIAEIEKLAGCDEVVEFCEFLKSSKRGITRR, from the coding sequence ATGATACATCATACCGCAATTATTGACAAAACAGCCGAAGTTTCGGAAAGTGCAATTATCGGACCTAATGTTTTTATAGGTAAGAATTGTATAATACATGATAATGTTCAAATAGGTGTCAACAGTGTAATTGAAGAAAATACCGAAATAAAAAAAGGTACAATACTGTCTCCGAATGTTCACGTCGGCGGTGCTCCACAGGATTTAAGTTACAAGGGTGAAGATACTAAGCTTGTGATTGGAGAAAATTGCAGGATAAGAGAGTTTACTACAATTCACAGAGCAAGTACCAAGGAAGATTGGATTACTGAAGTGGGAAATAATTGTTTTATCATGAACTCTGTCCACATAGCACATGATTGCAAAGTGGGGAATAACGTTATAATGACGAGCTATGCGGCCCTTGCAGGTCATACACATGTTGGGGATAAGGCAGTTATTTCCGGGCTTACCGGCACTCATCAGTTTGTAAGAATTGGTAAAATGGCTATGGTGGGCGGGATGTCAAGAATTGTAAAAGATGTGCCGCCATTTTGTCTTATTGAAGGGAATCCGGCAATTGTTCACGGACTGAATATAGTTGGTCTAAGAAGAAACGGTGTAGGGCCTGAAGCACGCAGCAGCCTAAAAAAAGCTCTTGCTATATTTTTAGATAGAAGCCTGCTTCTTGAAGATGCCATAGCTGAGATTGAAAAACTTGCAGGCTGTGATGAAGTAGTTGAATTTTGTGAATTCCTTAAAAGTTCAAAAAGAGGGATAACCAGGAGATAA
- the fabZ gene encoding 3-hydroxyacyl-ACP dehydratase FabZ: MDIKTIMKNLPHRYPFLLVDKVVELNDTSIKAIKNVTINENFFMGHFPGEPVMPGVLIVEAMAQAGGLIALNEQSDKTHEDILVYFMAIDNVKFRRPVVPGDVLMLDVELVKKKRNIWRMKGVATVEGEVACEAEFMAMVKEK, translated from the coding sequence ATGGATATTAAAACAATAATGAAAAATTTGCCACATAGGTACCCTTTTCTTTTAGTTGATAAGGTGGTTGAACTTAACGATACATCTATAAAAGCTATTAAAAATGTTACAATAAACGAAAATTTTTTTATGGGGCACTTTCCGGGGGAGCCTGTAATGCCAGGAGTTTTGATTGTAGAGGCAATGGCTCAGGCTGGTGGTCTTATTGCACTTAATGAGCAAAGTGACAAGACTCATGAAGATATACTTGTTTATTTTATGGCAATAGATAATGTCAAGTTTAGAAGGCCCGTTGTCCCGGGGGATGTATTAATGCTTGATGTTGAGTTAGTTAAAAAGAAAAGAAATATTTGGAGAATGAAAGGGGTCGCAACCGTAGAAGGTGAGGTTGCATGCGAAGCCGAATTTATGGCTATGGTAAAGGAGAAATAA
- the lpxD gene encoding UDP-3-O-(3-hydroxymyristoyl)glucosamine N-acyltransferase, producing MLLSEIAKKLNAELVGEDVEILNFTSLDMPKDKSLSILNSKKMISFIDNPNVVAVVTTKKFQQYVNKPVVIVDEIKSAMIVLLDLFYPTQEHVGQVSDRAFVSKSANLGDNIVVEPFSVIKDRVKIGKNAYIGANVIIGEDVEIGENTKIYPNVVIYEGCKIGDNVTIHSGAIIGADGFGYLNTPKGHIKIRQVGNVVIEDNVEIGANTTIDRGALSSTVIGEGTKIDNLVQIGHNVKIGKHCIIVSQTGIAGSTTIGNFVVIGGQVGIADHVNISDGVMLASKSGVMSDITEPGVYSGVPLVEHRKWLKNQSALKDIANTLKQIDKFLKG from the coding sequence ATGCTTTTGTCAGAGATTGCAAAGAAGTTAAATGCTGAACTTGTAGGTGAAGATGTTGAGATTTTAAACTTTACATCTTTAGACATGCCAAAAGATAAGAGCTTGTCAATATTAAACTCAAAGAAAATGATTAGTTTTATTGACAACCCTAATGTTGTGGCTGTTGTAACTACCAAGAAGTTTCAGCAGTATGTTAATAAGCCTGTTGTTATCGTAGATGAAATTAAAAGTGCGATGATAGTATTACTCGATCTTTTTTACCCTACTCAGGAGCATGTCGGGCAAGTATCTGATAGAGCATTTGTTTCTAAAAGCGCAAATTTAGGTGACAATATAGTTGTTGAGCCATTTTCCGTTATTAAAGATAGGGTAAAGATTGGCAAAAATGCCTATATTGGTGCAAACGTTATTATCGGCGAAGATGTTGAAATTGGTGAAAATACAAAGATTTATCCGAATGTTGTGATATATGAAGGTTGTAAAATTGGCGACAATGTTACTATTCATTCAGGTGCTATTATTGGTGCAGATGGATTCGGATATCTGAATACGCCTAAAGGTCATATTAAAATAAGGCAAGTGGGAAATGTCGTGATTGAAGATAATGTGGAAATAGGTGCAAATACAACAATTGACAGAGGTGCTTTGTCGTCTACCGTTATCGGTGAAGGCACTAAGATTGACAATCTTGTTCAAATTGGTCACAACGTTAAAATCGGAAAACATTGTATAATAGTTTCCCAGACTGGGATAGCAGGTAGTACGACAATCGGCAATTTTGTTGTAATTGGCGGACAGGTTGGTATAGCTGACCATGTTAATATTTCTGATGGTGTGATGTTGGCCTCTAAGTCTGGTGTTATGTCGGATATTACTGAGCCTGGAGTATATTCAGGAGTCCCTTTGGTTGAACATAGAAAGTGGTTGAAAAACCAATCTGCACTTAAAGATATAGCAAATACTCTCAAGCAAATTGATAAATTTTTGAAAGGGTGA
- a CDS encoding OmpH family outer membrane protein, giving the protein MKKILGVLLVLSMFITTGAFAEVKIGVVNMQKALDESDAGKDAVAKMKKEYDQMQQEINKESETLKKMQEELNNQSSLLTEEAKQKKLDEYQKKLKEVQRLVKDANDELKKKEQDYVAKIAKELAELVEKLGKELNYDLIVEAKESGVMYNSKKIDITDILIDRYNKEWHKK; this is encoded by the coding sequence ATGAAAAAGATTTTAGGGGTGCTTTTAGTTTTATCCATGTTTATTACTACGGGAGCTTTTGCGGAAGTGAAGATTGGTGTCGTTAATATGCAAAAAGCCCTTGATGAGAGTGATGCAGGGAAAGATGCTGTTGCTAAGATGAAAAAAGAGTATGACCAGATGCAGCAGGAAATTAATAAAGAGAGCGAAACTTTAAAGAAGATGCAAGAGGAGTTAAACAATCAGAGTTCACTTCTTACAGAAGAAGCTAAACAGAAGAAGCTTGATGAATATCAGAAAAAATTAAAAGAAGTTCAAAGACTTGTAAAAGATGCTAATGATGAACTTAAGAAGAAAGAGCAGGATTATGTGGCAAAAATTGCAAAAGAGTTGGCTGAATTGGTTGAAAAACTTGGGAAAGAACTTAACTATGATTTGATAGTTGAAGCAAAAGAGTCAGGTGTAATGTATAACTCCAAAAAGATTGATATTACGGATATTCTTATAGACAGATACAACAAAGAGTGGCACAAGAAATAA
- the bamA gene encoding outer membrane protein assembly factor BamA codes for MKRIFVLLILFLSTVVFATQIDKVKINGNKRVPESKIKLYTVSEKSEFDLEKIDSSIRQLYQTGLFLNVSADLEVEGDEIVLIYNVSEKPFVNKIYFEGNDEISEESLKEKLAINEGEPFDKRKIEATIKEIRKKYQDENFFNVRINYDIEERENNSVDLIFSIDEGKEAKVYNIEILGNEFYKDKEIKKLLETDEKGFFSWLTGSGKLVSEELALDRERIRAHYLNNGFMRVQVAEPEIIYNDDKTKITLIFRIVEGARYKIDSINVKGNIHIDEKTLLDRASLKPGDYFSSEKFQKDIESLTDAFTSIGYPFANVDPETNVDDEKHIVKITYNIEENMLYRIERIEIFGNEKTRDRVIRRELSIAEGDIYSSARIKNSKQNVQYTNYFEEVTMTEEPLPDNKMKLKLNVKEKPTGTFSIGAGYSTLDGFVGTLQIQKDNLFGMGYSLNLKGEFSSNRTDYTLSFTNKWLFDRPITFGFDVYSLERSYYDYTKKSEGVALRLGHPVIGRKLYMYYKLAYDVEDIYDIDTDASDYVKEQEGKTTTISFTPTLAYNTTNHPLTPSKGNKSRLYVKYAGGVLGGDNNYVKIGLESSQFFPLFWKFVGMVHGEVGYLTALDNNPLPIDERFRLGGMYSVRGFKYGDISPKDENGYDYGGDKYVLFNVEAVFPISESANLMGVIFYDTGQVYDEGEAYFSYDLRKSAGFGFRWYSPIGPLRLEYGKKLDKKEGESSDRWDFSIGGMF; via the coding sequence ATGAAAAGAATATTTGTTTTGTTGATTTTATTTTTAAGTACAGTTGTATTTGCGACACAGATAGACAAGGTTAAAATAAATGGTAACAAAAGGGTGCCTGAATCTAAAATCAAACTGTATACGGTCAGTGAAAAAAGTGAGTTTGACCTTGAGAAGATTGACAGTTCAATAAGGCAGCTTTATCAAACAGGCCTTTTCTTAAATGTTAGCGCTGACTTGGAAGTGGAAGGGGATGAAATTGTTCTTATATACAATGTGTCCGAAAAACCTTTTGTAAATAAAATATATTTTGAAGGAAATGATGAAATTAGCGAGGAAAGCTTAAAAGAAAAGTTGGCTATTAATGAGGGTGAGCCTTTTGACAAAAGAAAAATTGAGGCAACTATAAAAGAGATAAGAAAGAAGTATCAGGATGAAAACTTTTTTAATGTTAGAATTAATTATGATATTGAGGAAAGGGAAAACAATAGTGTCGATCTGATTTTTAGCATTGATGAGGGGAAAGAGGCAAAAGTCTATAATATAGAAATACTTGGAAATGAATTTTATAAAGATAAAGAGATTAAGAAGCTTCTTGAAACTGATGAAAAAGGCTTCTTTTCATGGCTAACAGGGAGTGGAAAGCTTGTTAGTGAGGAGCTTGCACTTGATAGAGAAAGAATCAGGGCACACTATCTCAATAACGGGTTTATGAGGGTCCAGGTGGCTGAGCCTGAAATCATTTATAATGATGATAAAACAAAAATTACATTAATTTTTAGAATTGTCGAAGGTGCTCGCTATAAAATAGATAGTATAAATGTAAAAGGGAATATACATATTGATGAAAAAACACTTCTTGATAGAGCCAGCTTAAAACCGGGTGATTATTTTAGCAGTGAAAAATTTCAAAAAGATATAGAAAGTCTTACCGATGCATTTACTTCAATCGGATATCCCTTTGCTAACGTTGACCCTGAAACAAATGTAGATGATGAGAAGCATATTGTAAAAATAACTTATAATATTGAAGAAAATATGCTTTATAGAATTGAGCGTATAGAGATATTTGGAAATGAGAAAACAAGGGACAGGGTAATAAGAAGAGAGCTTAGTATTGCTGAAGGGGATATTTATAGTAGTGCAAGGATTAAAAATTCAAAACAAAATGTTCAATATACGAACTATTTTGAAGAAGTAACTATGACTGAAGAGCCTTTGCCTGATAACAAAATGAAATTAAAGCTAAATGTTAAAGAAAAGCCTACGGGTACATTTAGTATTGGTGCTGGATATTCTACATTAGATGGCTTTGTGGGTACATTACAGATACAGAAAGATAACCTTTTTGGGATGGGGTATTCTTTGAATTTAAAGGGTGAGTTTTCTTCAAATAGGACTGACTATACATTGAGTTTTACAAATAAATGGTTGTTTGACAGGCCGATAACATTTGGATTTGACGTTTATAGCCTTGAGAGAAGCTATTATGACTATACAAAAAAATCAGAAGGGGTTGCATTAAGATTGGGGCATCCGGTAATCGGAAGAAAACTATATATGTATTACAAATTGGCATATGATGTAGAAGATATTTATGACATAGACACGGATGCGTCAGATTATGTTAAAGAGCAGGAAGGGAAAACCACTACTATAAGTTTTACCCCGACCCTTGCTTATAATACTACAAATCACCCTTTGACACCATCAAAAGGGAATAAGTCAAGGTTATACGTAAAATATGCGGGTGGAGTACTTGGTGGTGATAATAATTATGTTAAAATAGGGCTTGAAAGTTCGCAATTTTTCCCGCTATTTTGGAAATTTGTAGGTATGGTTCATGGTGAGGTTGGCTACTTAACTGCCCTTGACAACAATCCATTGCCTATTGACGAAAGATTTAGATTGGGTGGTATGTACAGTGTAAGAGGTTTTAAATATGGAGATATTTCGCCGAAGGATGAGAATGGTTATGATTATGGTGGAGATAAATATGTGTTGTTTAACGTAGAAGCAGTCTTTCCTATTTCAGAGTCAGCAAATCTTATGGGTGTGATATTTTATGATACAGGTCAGGTTTATGACGAGGGCGAAGCGTATTTTTCATATGATTTAAGGAAATCAGCTGGATTTGGGTTTAGATGGTACAGCCCAATTGGACCATTAAGACTTGAATATGGTAAGAAATTAGATAAAAAAGAAGGGGAATCAAGTGACAGGTGGGATTTCTCAATTGGCGGAATGTTTTAA
- the hisG gene encoding ATP phosphoribosyltransferase, with protein MQDYITIALPKGRLAEETLSLLEKLNIVEKGCIDFNSRKLIFEDSKNKIKFILIRNMDVTTYVEYGACDLGVVGKDIILETRADVYELLDFGFGFCRMCVAAPENFDVTYYHDMRVATKFVNIAKNFFQGKGIFIEVIKLYGSIEIAPILNLSDVIVDLVSTGETLRKNGLKEVETIMESTARLIANKNLLKYKHDRLKKIINTLEENL; from the coding sequence ATGCAAGATTATATTACAATTGCACTGCCTAAGGGTAGGCTTGCGGAAGAGACTTTGAGTTTGCTTGAAAAACTTAATATTGTTGAAAAAGGTTGCATAGACTTTAACTCAAGGAAGCTGATTTTTGAAGACAGTAAGAATAAAATAAAATTTATTTTGATTCGCAACATGGATGTCACCACATATGTGGAGTATGGTGCTTGTGATTTGGGTGTGGTTGGTAAGGATATAATCTTGGAAACCAGAGCTGATGTATATGAGCTTCTTGACTTCGGTTTTGGATTTTGCAGGATGTGTGTTGCTGCTCCTGAGAATTTTGATGTCACATATTATCATGATATGCGTGTAGCTACTAAATTTGTTAATATTGCAAAGAACTTTTTTCAGGGTAAAGGTATCTTCATAGAAGTGATTAAACTTTACGGCTCAATAGAGATAGCACCTATATTGAATCTTTCCGATGTTATCGTTGATTTGGTGTCAACGGGAGAGACGCTTAGGAAAAATGGGTTGAAAGAGGTAGAGACTATTATGGAGTCTACGGCAAGACTTATTGCCAATAAAAATCTTCTGAAATATAAGCATGACAGACTTAAAAAAATAATAAATACATTGGAAGAAAACTTATGA
- the murA gene encoding UDP-N-acetylglucosamine 1-carboxyvinyltransferase, protein MEKLVINGGKKLSGDVKISGAKNSALPILSAVLLAEGKYLLQNIPQLKDISTMLKLLETLGVSSLQKENDVTVINTENLELFTADYELVRTMRASILVLGPLLAKRGRAKVSLPGGCAIGERPVDLHIKALKQMGADIEVEHGYINAKCNKLKGSIINFDIVTVTGTENIMMAAALAEGTTVIKNAAQEPEVIDLARFLKGMGAKITGEGTKTIEVEGVSELKSVDYSVMTDRIEAGTFLAAVAATGGKIKLLNCPVWAMTSVLEKFSEIGLKMEVSEDSIVAVMDKKPKAVDVTTLPYPGFPTDMQAQLMAVMTLSDGLSVITENIFENRFMHVSELKRMGANIKLKDRSAVIKGEDKLTGAQVMASDLRASASLVIAALAAEGESQVHRIYHLDRGYEKFDEKLRALSADIRRERE, encoded by the coding sequence TTGGAAAAATTAGTTATAAATGGTGGTAAAAAGCTTTCAGGTGATGTAAAAATTAGTGGTGCCAAAAACTCTGCTTTGCCAATACTTTCTGCTGTGCTTCTTGCTGAAGGTAAATACCTTCTTCAGAATATTCCACAATTAAAAGATATTTCTACTATGCTCAAGCTTCTTGAAACACTTGGTGTTTCATCATTGCAAAAAGAGAATGATGTCACAGTTATCAATACCGAAAATTTAGAGCTTTTTACTGCTGACTATGAGCTTGTGAGGACAATGAGGGCAAGTATTCTTGTGCTGGGACCGCTTTTGGCAAAAAGAGGAAGAGCAAAAGTTTCTTTGCCGGGTGGTTGTGCTATAGGAGAAAGACCGGTTGATTTACACATCAAGGCCCTAAAGCAGATGGGTGCAGATATTGAAGTTGAGCATGGGTATATAAATGCAAAATGCAATAAGCTTAAAGGTAGTATAATAAATTTTGATATTGTCACTGTAACAGGCACTGAAAATATAATGATGGCAGCAGCTTTGGCTGAAGGCACAACAGTAATCAAAAATGCGGCTCAGGAGCCTGAAGTAATAGATTTGGCAAGGTTTTTAAAGGGGATGGGGGCTAAAATTACTGGTGAAGGGACTAAAACGATTGAGGTAGAAGGGGTAAGTGAGCTTAAGTCAGTAGACTACAGTGTAATGACTGACAGGATAGAGGCCGGCACATTTTTGGCTGCGGTGGCTGCTACCGGCGGAAAAATAAAGTTGCTTAATTGTCCTGTATGGGCGATGACGTCTGTTTTGGAGAAATTTTCTGAAATCGGGCTTAAAATGGAAGTTAGTGAAGATAGTATTGTGGCTGTTATGGATAAAAAACCGAAAGCGGTTGATGTGACAACTTTGCCTTACCCGGGATTTCCAACAGATATGCAGGCACAACTAATGGCAGTGATGACTTTGTCTGACGGGTTATCTGTGATTACGGAAAATATCTTTGAAAACAGGTTTATGCACGTATCTGAGCTTAAGAGGATGGGGGCAAATATAAAATTAAAAGATAGGTCAGCAGTAATAAAAGGGGAAGATAAGCTTACAGGAGCTCAAGTGATGGCTTCTGATTTGAGAGCAAGTGCTTCTCTTGTGATAGCAGCACTCGCTGCTGAAGGTGAATCACAGGTTCACAGGATATATCATCTTGACCGAGGGTATGAAAAGTTTGACGAGAAATTAAGAGCTCTATCTGCAGATATTAGAAGAGAGAGAGAATAG
- the prmC gene encoding peptide chain release factor N(5)-glutamine methyltransferase, giving the protein MSFELKKDVPIKIGELFSYIQTYIPHLSKAASIDLLSYLTGINRSVVLTKLNELVLTNEKIISTVALVKKGYPVSYLRKKHDFFGYELYIDENVLIPRVETETLVENVLKRVDRGKKYKILDLCTGSGCILIALLKELKDSVGYGVDLSYDALKVAWKNIYDLGLNDRAFLINGDVLKIDSFIKDKFDIITMNPPYVSRMGDYCEFIKYEPDIALFVDGDDTFFYKNMLFILDKLCKKGGLIFFEIGANQAERLAELYFEKNIEFIEDYFGHKRVMIWKN; this is encoded by the coding sequence ATGTCTTTTGAGCTGAAAAAAGATGTGCCGATAAAAATAGGGGAGCTTTTTTCATACATTCAGACCTATATTCCACATCTTTCAAAAGCAGCTTCCATAGATCTTTTATCTTATTTGACAGGTATTAACAGAAGCGTTGTGTTGACAAAGCTTAATGAACTTGTCCTTACAAATGAGAAAATTATCAGTACTGTGGCACTAGTCAAAAAAGGATATCCTGTCTCATATCTAAGAAAAAAACACGATTTTTTTGGTTATGAACTCTATATAGATGAAAATGTATTGATTCCGAGAGTTGAAACGGAAACTCTTGTAGAGAACGTTCTTAAACGTGTTGATAGGGGGAAAAAATATAAAATTTTAGATTTATGCACAGGCTCTGGTTGTATATTAATTGCTTTGTTAAAGGAGCTTAAAGATTCTGTTGGTTATGGTGTTGACCTAAGCTATGATGCATTAAAGGTTGCTTGGAAAAATATTTATGACTTAGGATTAAATGACAGGGCTTTTCTGATAAATGGCGATGTGCTTAAAATTGACAGCTTTATTAAAGATAAGTTTGATATTATTACAATGAACCCACCTTATGTTAGCAGGATGGGTGATTATTGTGAATTTATAAAGTATGAGCCGGATATAGCACTTTTTGTTGATGGTGATGATACATTTTTTTATAAAAATATGTTGTTTATATTAGATAAATTATGTAAAAAAGGTGGATTAATTTTTTTCGAGATTGGCGCTAATCAGGCTGAAAGGCTTGCTGAGCTGTATTTTGAAAAAAATATAGAGTTTATTGAAGATTATTTTGGACATAAAAGGGTGATGATTTGGAAAAATTAG